CCGTACTCGGACGCCGGATCAACGCGCTGCGGGTCCCGTTGCCCGGCGCGCGCCGACGGGCTGCCGCCCGGGCGGCAGCCACCACGAGCGGGGCCAGCGTGGCCGGTGGCGGGTGGGCGAGGCTCGCCCGGAGCGTGATGCGGCGACCGCTGCCCTACCTGGTCGGCGTGCTCGTGGTTCTGGCGGTGCTCGCCGCGCCGTTCCTCGGGATCAGGTTCGGCGGGTTCGACGAGCGGGTGTTGCCGGCCGACGCGCAGCCCCGGGTGGTGACGGAGAGGATCGGCGCGGAGTTCCCCGGCGGCAACGCCAACCCGATCTACGTCCTGGTTTCGGGGGCGCCGATCGCTTCGGCCCGGACCTTCGCCGACAGGGTCGGCCGGGTCGCCGGGGTGACCGGCGTCACGGTCGCCGGCAACCGGGGCGAGCACACCCTGCTCTCGGTCACGTACCAGGGGGAGCCGAACGACGAGACCGCGCAGCGGGCGGTCCGTGAACTGCGCGGGCTGCCCGGTCCGGCCGGTGCCGAGGTGCTGGTCGGTGGGCGGCCGGCGGTCGACGCCGACCTGCTGCACAGCCTGGGTACGCGGCTGCCCTGGATGGCGGCGATCATGGCGGCGGCCACGCTGGTACTGCTCTTCCTGGCCTTCGGGTCGGTGGTGCTGCCGATCAAGGCGGTGGTGATGAACCTGGTCTCGATCGGCGCCTCGTTCGGCGTGGTCGTCTGGATCTTCCAGGACGGGCACCTCGCCGACTGGCTGCATTTCACCCCGACCGGGTTCATCGAGCCGAGCAACCCGATCCTGATGCTGGCCGTACTCTTCGGGCTCGCCACCGACTACGAGGTCTTCCTGCTCTCCCGGGTACGGGAGGAGTGGGACCGGACCGGCGACAACACCGCCGCGGTCGCCACCGGGTTGCAGCACACCGGGCGGATCATCACGGCGGCGGCGTTGCTGCTGGTCGTGGTGGTGGCCGGCTTCGCCACCGGTGGCACGACCTTCATCAAGTTGATCGGCGTCGGCATGATCGTGGCGATCGTGGTGGACGCGACCCTGGTCCGGGCGCTGCTCGTACCGGCGACGATGCGCCTGCTCGGCCGCTGGAACTGGTGGGCACCGGCCCCGCTCGCCCGGCTCCACCGACGGTTCGGCCTGCGGGAGTCCGCCGAACAGGCGTGATCGTGGCTGGGTCGCACGGCGCCCGTGACCGGCTCGACGGGGACCTGATCGGCAGGTCACCGGCGGGGGGTGAGGCTCGGTGTCCGGTAGTCGGCATGGTTGCGGGAGAATGTCCGGGTGAGTGTTCCCCGTGACATCGTCCTGCTCGGCTCGACCGGGTCGATCGGCACCCAGGCGATCGACATCGCCCGGCGTAACCCGGACCGTTTCCGGGTGGTCGCCCTCGGCGCCGGCGGCGGCAACGTGGCGGAACTCGCCGCGCAGGCCCTGGAGTTCGGGGTCGAGGCGGTCGGGGTGGCCAAGGCGTCGGCCGCCCAGGACCTGCAACTCGCCTTCTACGCCGAGGCGGCCAAGCGGGGTTACCCGAGTGGCGGCTTCCGCATCCCCAAGATCCTCGCTGGCCCGTCGGCCATGGCCGAACTGGCCGAGTGGCCGGCCGAGGTGGTGCTCAACGGGGTGGTCGGCTCGCTCGGGCTGGCGCCCACCCTGGCGGCGCTGCGCGCGGGTCGTACGCTCGCCCTGGCGAACAAGGAGTCGCTGGTTGCCGGCGGCTCGATCGTGCGAGCCGCAATGCGACGGCCGGGGCAGATCGTGCCGGTGGACTCCGAGCACTCGGCGCTGGCCCAGTGCCTGCGCGCCGGGAGCCGGTCCGAGGTACGCCGGCTGGTGCTCACTGCCAGCGGTGGGCCGTTCCGGGGGCGGCGCCGCGACGAGCTGACCGAGGTCACACCGGAACAGGCACTGGCGCACCCGACCTGGAACATGGGGCCGGTGGTCACGATCAACAGCGCCACGCTGGTGAACAAGGCGCTGGAGGTGATCGAGGCGCACGAACTGTTCGACGTGCCGTACGCCGACATCGAGGTGATGGTGCACCCACAGTCGGTGATCCACTCGATGGTCGAGTTCGTCGACGGCTCCACCATCGCCCAGGCCAGCCCGCCGGACATGCGGCTGCCGATCGCGCTCGCCCTCGGCTGGCCGGACCGGGTGCCGGGAGCCGCCGCCGGGGTCGACTGGAGCGCGGCGCACCGCTGGGAGTTCGCGCCGCTGGATGACGGGGCCTTTCCCGCGGTCCAGCTCGCGAAGCAGGCCG
The Micromonospora pisi DNA segment above includes these coding regions:
- a CDS encoding MMPL family transporter; protein product: MFGWWGSAVVRFRWAVLGAGLALVVVGATWGTGLLGSLTGGGFDDPASESSRAQQRIVAELGEQGADVLVLYSSESTTVDQPAVRGPVTATLERLRQRPEVAGVVDWYQSGSPALLSTDRHATYALVRLRADGDDGRTAAYERLRPALEAPGVRTQIGGNVPFLVTANQQTTEDITRAETLSLPVLLVLLILIFGGLVAAATPLLIGGLAILGAFVAVRLLHLVTDVSVFAVNIITLIGLGMAIDYALFVVSRFREELAAGHDPHDAIPRVMATAGRTVLISGLTIALALASLLIFPQVFLRSMGLGGVAAVLVAMLAALTVLPALLAVLGRRINALRVPLPGARRRAAARAAATTSGASVAGGGWARLARSVMRRPLPYLVGVLVVLAVLAAPFLGIRFGGFDERVLPADAQPRVVTERIGAEFPGGNANPIYVLVSGAPIASARTFADRVGRVAGVTGVTVAGNRGEHTLLSVTYQGEPNDETAQRAVRELRGLPGPAGAEVLVGGRPAVDADLLHSLGTRLPWMAAIMAAATLVLLFLAFGSVVLPIKAVVMNLVSIGASFGVVVWIFQDGHLADWLHFTPTGFIEPSNPILMLAVLFGLATDYEVFLLSRVREEWDRTGDNTAAVATGLQHTGRIITAAALLLVVVVAGFATGGTTFIKLIGVGMIVAIVVDATLVRALLVPATMRLLGRWNWWAPAPLARLHRRFGLRESAEQA
- the dxr gene encoding 1-deoxy-D-xylulose-5-phosphate reductoisomerase, with protein sequence MSVPRDIVLLGSTGSIGTQAIDIARRNPDRFRVVALGAGGGNVAELAAQALEFGVEAVGVAKASAAQDLQLAFYAEAAKRGYPSGGFRIPKILAGPSAMAELAEWPAEVVLNGVVGSLGLAPTLAALRAGRTLALANKESLVAGGSIVRAAMRRPGQIVPVDSEHSALAQCLRAGSRSEVRRLVLTASGGPFRGRRRDELTEVTPEQALAHPTWNMGPVVTINSATLVNKALEVIEAHELFDVPYADIEVMVHPQSVIHSMVEFVDGSTIAQASPPDMRLPIALALGWPDRVPGAAAGVDWSAAHRWEFAPLDDGAFPAVQLAKQAGLTGRGRPAIYNAANEECVAAFVAGRLPFLGIVDTLERVLEAAPDLTEPGTVEEVLAAESWAREHARKIIEMSVKGA